A region of Heliangelus exortis chromosome 4, bHelExo1.hap1, whole genome shotgun sequence DNA encodes the following proteins:
- the HPF1 gene encoding histone PARylation factor 1 isoform X1, with translation MAGGGKRRPRAAAGPAGEKCEKNGDVKKRRSNQSDIPATLHQEAETCYRLRLPEDFYQFWKFCEELDPEKPSDALLSSVGLRLVGPYDILAGKHKKAKSTDVDFNLHWRFFYDPPEFQTILVGDSKTQYHMGYFRDVPDELPVWVGANEAKKGCVISQVGDNVFAAVKLFLSKKLKEVTDKKKNAILQDIDEKLTKTAKELGYSLEQKTMKMKQRDKKVVTRAFHGAGLVVPVDKNHVGYRELPETNANLKKICKAIVDACTDDERLKAFAPIQEMLTFVQFANDECDYGMGYELGMDLFCYGSHYFHKVVSQLLPLAYTLLKRDLFAEIIGSHLASRREEKVDQLAP, from the exons ATGGCAGGGGGCGGGAAGCGGCGGCCGCGCGCGGCGGCGGGCCCGGCCGGAGAGAAG tgtgaaaaaaatggagatgtCAAGAAGAGAAGGTCAAACCAGTCAGATATCCCTGCTACTCTTCATCAAGAAGCAGAAACATGCTATCGGCTCAGACTGCCTGAAGACTTCTATCAGTTTTGGAAGTTTTGTGAGGAACTAGATCCTGAGAAGCCAAGTG atgCACTTTTGTCAAGTGTTGGACTTAGGCTGGTTGGACCATATGATATTCttgctggaaaacacaaaaaagcaaaatcaacaGATGTGGACTTCAATCTTCATTGGAGATTCTTTTATGATCCCCCAGAATTCCAGACTATACTTGTTGGGGACAGCAAAACACAGTATCATATGGGCTATTTCAG GGATGTGCCAGATGAGCTTCCAGTGTGGGTTGGTGCAAATGAAGCTAAGAAGGGCTGTGTGATTTCACAAGTTGGTGATAATGTCTTTGCTGCAGTCAA attatttttgtcaaaaaaacTTAAGGAAGTgactgataaaaagaaaaatgctattttgCAAGACATAGATGAAAAACTaacaaaaacagcaaaagaactGGGTTATTCTCTGGAGCAAAAAACCATGAAGATGAAACAGAGAGATAAGAAA GTGGTTACCAGAGCATTTCATGGAGCAGGCCTGGTGGTTCCTGTTGACAAAAATCATGTTGGATACAGAGAACTTCCTGAAACAAATG ctaatcttaaaaaaatttgcaaGGCCATTGTAGATGCTTGTACTGATGATGAGAGACTGAAGGCCTTTGCACCCATTCAAGAAATGCTCACCTTTGTGCAGTTTGCCAATGATGAATGTGACTATGGAATGGGATATGAACTGGGGATGGACCTGTTTTGCTATGGATCACAT TATTTCCACAAGGTGGTGTCCCAGCTGTTGCCCCTGGCCTACACCCTGCTGAAGAGGGACCTCTTCGCAGAGATCATCGGGTCGCACCTCGCCAGCCGCCGTGAGGAGAAGGTGGATCAGCTGGCGCCCTGA
- the HPF1 gene encoding histone PARylation factor 1 isoform X2, giving the protein MSCSNLCEKNGDVKKRRSNQSDIPATLHQEAETCYRLRLPEDFYQFWKFCEELDPEKPSDALLSSVGLRLVGPYDILAGKHKKAKSTDVDFNLHWRFFYDPPEFQTILVGDSKTQYHMGYFRDVPDELPVWVGANEAKKGCVISQVGDNVFAAVKLFLSKKLKEVTDKKKNAILQDIDEKLTKTAKELGYSLEQKTMKMKQRDKKVVTRAFHGAGLVVPVDKNHVGYRELPETNANLKKICKAIVDACTDDERLKAFAPIQEMLTFVQFANDECDYGMGYELGMDLFCYGSHYFHKVVSQLLPLAYTLLKRDLFAEIIGSHLASRREEKVDQLAP; this is encoded by the exons ATGTCCTGCAGTAACCTG tgtgaaaaaaatggagatgtCAAGAAGAGAAGGTCAAACCAGTCAGATATCCCTGCTACTCTTCATCAAGAAGCAGAAACATGCTATCGGCTCAGACTGCCTGAAGACTTCTATCAGTTTTGGAAGTTTTGTGAGGAACTAGATCCTGAGAAGCCAAGTG atgCACTTTTGTCAAGTGTTGGACTTAGGCTGGTTGGACCATATGATATTCttgctggaaaacacaaaaaagcaaaatcaacaGATGTGGACTTCAATCTTCATTGGAGATTCTTTTATGATCCCCCAGAATTCCAGACTATACTTGTTGGGGACAGCAAAACACAGTATCATATGGGCTATTTCAG GGATGTGCCAGATGAGCTTCCAGTGTGGGTTGGTGCAAATGAAGCTAAGAAGGGCTGTGTGATTTCACAAGTTGGTGATAATGTCTTTGCTGCAGTCAA attatttttgtcaaaaaaacTTAAGGAAGTgactgataaaaagaaaaatgctattttgCAAGACATAGATGAAAAACTaacaaaaacagcaaaagaactGGGTTATTCTCTGGAGCAAAAAACCATGAAGATGAAACAGAGAGATAAGAAA GTGGTTACCAGAGCATTTCATGGAGCAGGCCTGGTGGTTCCTGTTGACAAAAATCATGTTGGATACAGAGAACTTCCTGAAACAAATG ctaatcttaaaaaaatttgcaaGGCCATTGTAGATGCTTGTACTGATGATGAGAGACTGAAGGCCTTTGCACCCATTCAAGAAATGCTCACCTTTGTGCAGTTTGCCAATGATGAATGTGACTATGGAATGGGATATGAACTGGGGATGGACCTGTTTTGCTATGGATCACAT TATTTCCACAAGGTGGTGTCCCAGCTGTTGCCCCTGGCCTACACCCTGCTGAAGAGGGACCTCTTCGCAGAGATCATCGGGTCGCACCTCGCCAGCCGCCGTGAGGAGAAGGTGGATCAGCTGGCGCCCTGA